From a single Drosophila sulfurigaster albostrigata strain 15112-1811.04 chromosome 3, ASM2355843v2, whole genome shotgun sequence genomic region:
- the LOC133845799 gene encoding peflin-like, which translates to MSNGGDYNPPQNTQVSPQAQQWFAMVDRDRSGKINSEELQSALINGRGQKFSDNACKCMINMFDDHASGTIDIYEFEKIYNYINQWLQVFKTYDQDGSGHIKEGELTQAFTQMGFALSPEFINSLVKKIDPNNKEVSVDQFIVLCVQLQCLTEEFRQRDTQQNGTITISYEDWLEIAIRNHII; encoded by the exons atgtccAAC GGCGGTGACTACAATCCCCCACAAAATACACAGGTGTCGCCACAAGCTCAGCAATGGTTTGCGATGGTAGACAGAGATCGATCGGGCAAGATCAATTCCGAAGAGCTCCAGTCAGCCCTGATTAATGGGCGTGGACAGAAGTTTTCGGACAACGCATGCAAATGCATGATAA acATGTTCGACGACCACGCCAGCGGCACCATCGATATCTATGAGTTTGAGAAGATCTACAACTATATCAATCAATGGCTGCAGGTCTTTAAGACCTACGATCAAGATGGATCCGGTCATATCAAGGAGGGCGAACTGACGCAAG CCTTCACTCAAATGGGTTTTGCGCTTAGCCCGGAATTTATCAATTCCCTGGTGAAAAAGATTGATCCTAATAACAAAGAGGTCTCGGTGGATCAGTTCATTGTGCTGTGCGTGCAGCTTCAGTGCTTAACGGAGGAATTTAGACAACGGGACACACAACAGAATGGCACCATTACCATTAGCTACGAGGACTGGTTGGAAATTGCCATCCGCAACCATatcatttaa